AAAACTGAATAGAGAAAGTATATGAAAAGTAAGAGTAGTTCTCAACAGCTCAATGCTCAAGTGTCTTATTCATCTTTAGTGCCTACTATTTATAGGCATAGGAAATATCATTTACCACCCTTAAGTGGTGTGTTACAAAACATAAGAACCAATGATAAATATGGTATTTAGTGCATAGGTTACAACCCTATAATGATAGGTATAATGATGGGTATAATGGAGGAATTACAATAGACTTATGGTGGGCATCCATAACCTTTGGGGTTACAACAGTAAAAACTTTATTCCCCGTTAAACCGTGTAATTCATGTATCTCTTCACCCTGAATCAAAGTTCTCATCCTCAGATTTCtaactcttttttcttgtgcaTTTTGGGCTTCGTTTCATTTTCGTGCCTTCGTCCCCAATTTCAATTACTTGAAAATTTACCAGCCACTCAAATTAGATAATCGTTCAACTCTGTGATTTGGAAGAGTAACGTTgagatatttttttggttgagttgtAGAAGAACTAAAGGTTAagacaagaaaataacaattttaaaaagaggGTTACAACAAGCTACCGATAATAGAAGGAAGAGGGAAGTCAAAATAATAGAATTTGGCATCATATGATTGGGTTAGTAAAGAGAATTtacttgaattaataattaaatggtattttaggaataacagtgggtggaaagataagattgtgttttttcaaattttaaatagtAGAAGATAACGTAGGTGGGAAAATAGGAAAGAGATTTTAcgtgaattaataattaaagggtattttaagaataatggtgggtggaaagataTGATTGtgcttttttaaatttaaatagtaGGTGAGAAGATAAGGTGGgtagagaaataaaaaagagaatttacatgaattaataattaaaatgtattttaagAGTAATGATGAGTGGAAAGATAGAATTGtgcttttttaaatttaaataataggCGAGAATATAAGGTTGGTGGAGAAATAAGACGatggtggaaatagcagcaatataaaaattaataaaaacacaaattccaaatattttttttggtctgaaacaCAAATTCCAAATATACCGACACGATGTCAAGTGAAATGTGAAGAGACGGGAGAGAGAATGTGATGGCAAACCCTCGAAGGAACAGCCAGAGCTCAGAGAACCCATTCCACAGCCAAAGCATCCAATTCTCCTCATCACTTGTCCACTTTCTGAAGAAGCCGCATGCCTTCCCTTTTCTGCTCTCCATCCTGCTTTTGCTCACATGGGTCTCTCTCAGACTCCAACACTCCTCCTACCTCTCCTCTGCTCCTTCCCATATTTCTAAAGACAAAGACAAGCCCCTCACCCATAAAAAATGGAGCCAATTGAGTGATTCCAGCGCCAATCTCATTAGGTTCAGCTCTGGgtttccttctcggattgcAAAAGACAAGAGGGGATGGCTGCTCGACCCCATCTCCCTTGCCCTTGATTCTGGCATTTCAGGCACACCccctttctctttcttgttttccttttttgttgcttttctcttttcgtaatttgaaaggtaattgatggcattttctttgaaaagtgagagagagagttgatgggtgaaataattttttattttttgtattatttgttTGCATCAAAATGCATCCGTTTCCATTGCATTGTCATGAAAGAGTATTTTGATTTGAATCCATTTGGCTGCTTTTTATTGCACTGTATGACACTGATTCTGTAGCCTGTTGGTTGTataaatattgaatttaaattcttgTGAAGTTGTaggaaaatgaattttattggGTTTCCTCTGGATTTGGATTTCCAACTCAAATCTGATCCCTGAAACAAAATGCATTTGCTGGTAGTTGAGGAAATGATTGTGTTTGTTTACAGGTGGAGCTGTGAGCTGTGTTTCAATTCATCTTGGAGAAATCCAACCTGGTGGTTTGAGGGGAAATCACAGGCACCATACTTGTAATGAAACATTTGTCATATGGGGTGCTGAAACCAAGTTTAGGGTAAGCTCTCAGTTCCATGGAAGCATAAATGttataaaattttactttttttttgcagtATACTAAATGACTAGATCATCTATTCTGGATGTATTCATTGTGGCAAtcaatataatttttctaCAAGATTGTTCATTGAGTTGAAAAGTTCCAAATTGATAGAGGATAATTGCATGCAtgaaacaatgaaaatatgaaaactttgATAGAACTTCCGTTCTGTTTGTAGATGTTTGAGCTGTTTGCCTTATTTTATATCTGATGTCAGTTCAAAACTTATGTATGTTGGAAATTGAATTTAGGTTCTGAGTAATTTAGATGtttatgataaaaaaaactgaagggAACTCACTCCAGTTTTAAACCCAAATGCATAGTTTGATTACATGAATACTTTTGCCTGTCTCTGCCTGAAAGTTTGTAGGACCTTATGTTCATTTTCTGCCTAgggtttttatatatgttctaCGTCTGACCACGTCATGGAACTCTGCTGTTTGGACATCAAACTGGCTATTTAGCAAGACTTTAAAAACATATAGCAGCGCATAGGCACAAATCACAACTGGCCAACGAGGGCAAACAAGGATGCCACATAATGTTGAAAAGTTCTATATTTCAACTTATTTCGTTTATGAAATTgcatatatgattttgtttatgaaaacaaataaaataatcatgTAGTTGGATTTGAACTCAAGGGTTGAGAAATGTAGATCCTTACTCTTAAGTTTTTTTGGGAAAGAAAGCCTTTAGGTTCATCTAAATTTATGCTAAAATAACACACTTATATCTTATTTTAGTAAAAACGCATTAGCATGCCTATAAACAAGGGATTCACTAGAAATGCACAAGAATGAACTTTCTATGTAAGTTCattaatttatctttttgtaTAGAAGATAACTTAGTTTAGAATGACCTAAATATCCTGACCATTCTACTACCAAATTGTTTATAAGGCTatacttttctttctcaaaaccAATTCATTTAGTTAATTAAACTGATGTGAAATAATCTTCACCACaaggattttattttcacaCGTCATCTCCACTGGCTAGTCACAGCCATGGctaatttctgaaaaattctGGGAAGTAGCTAGATAGGAAGTTCTGGATGGTAGTATGGCACCATTCTGCTGTCAAAATGTCATAAATCTTGTCCTTTGTACAATATCAGTGAGATCCAGTGGAAATGCCTTGGATATTTTCACAGATATCAAAGATATTTCTACCAATTTCCAATTCCTGCTCTCTTTCAGCCCAATATGGAGAATTTCATTGAAATGTTGCAGGAAGAAACCTTCTGCTCCCAATGTGTTGGcaacttaaaattttgacatATCCGCATAATATCGGACTGGATATGTCAATATTTTCATCACTGAGTGCAAGTTCTCATCACCAgattttatttcctttgtttCCGAGGTTGGTTGTATTTTTATGGCACACACAAATTGAAATTGGCTGATGTTATGGCCCTTTCTGCTGTCAACAAATAAGTTTCATGGATTTTCCCCAGGGCACGGGATGGTGGAGGTATCCCACCTTCAGTTCGCTGACGATACCATTTTTTTCATAGAGGATAAAGAAGAGTACTGGAATAATCTCCTTCAAATTCTGGAACTGTTCTGTTTTGTGTCGAGtatgaaaattaacaaatcaaAATGTTCTCTAGTTGGAATTAAATCTTGACGATGGGCTGTTGAATGAGCTGGCTGGGGCTTGGGGATGCGAAGTGGGGGCTTGGCCTATGTTGTATTTGGGTCTTCCCCTAGGTGGGAACCCCAGGGCGATCAAGTTTTGGAATCCCGTTGTGGAAAAAGTGGAGAATAGATTACAAAGATGGAAGCGAGCTTGCCTATCCAAAGGGGGAAGACTCACAATGATTCAGGCTGTGTTGTGTAGTATTCCGATCTACTACATGTCCCTTTTCAGGATTCCCATTGGAGTAGCCAATAGAATCGAGAAGCTTATGAGGGATTTCTTGTGGGAAGGTTTGGATGGGAAAAGAAACCACACTGTGAGTTGGGAGGTTGTGGGCAAGGTAAAATTCTGTGGAGGGTTAGGGGTGGGTTCGTTGAGGGCTAGGAGTGCGGCTTTGCCGGCAAAATGGCTTTGGCGGTTTCCTAACGAAATAAAGTGATCAGAAGTATTTATGGAATGGATACAAATGGGTGGGATGCTAAACCTGCGACTCGGGGATCTTGTCGCTGCCCTTGGAGGGACATTTCTAGCGgctataatttgtttcttcaagGCTGTGTTTTCGTGGTAGGTTGTGGAGTTTGGGTCAGATTTTGGGAGGATGACTGGAGCCAGGGTGGTGTTTTGAAAGAGGTGTTTCCAAGACTCTTCAATTTGTCCAGGAAGCAAAACCACAATATTTCCTCTTTTACGAGCTCGGATGGCTTCCCTCTCAGTTGGGATTTTGGTTTCAGAAGGAATCTCAATGAATTGGAGATAACGGAGGCGGCTAGATTGTTGGATTTATTGGAGGGTGTGAGGTTGATCACCTCCAGATTGGATAAGAGAAAATGGAAGCTTGACCCCTCTGGTCTATTCACCTGTCATTCTCTCTGTTCTCATATTCAGAATTGTGGTGAAGGGGAGATCTTCTCCCCGTACACTCAAATTTGGAAGGCCAAGACTCCTCTGAAAGTTAAGATCTTTGTGTGGCAAGCGGTGTTGGGAAAACTAAATACAGGGGATACATTACAGAGACGTTGTCCCTATTTGTGCATTAGCCCTCACTGGTGTGCTCTATGTAATAAGGCAGGGGAGAGCGTGGACCATCTCCTTCTTCGTTGCCCTTTCTCTCTAAAGTTGTGGGAAACACTATTGAAGGAAGTTAACACGGTGTGGGTAATACCAGAAGGCTGCTTTGAACTTTTTTCCATCAGAATTGATGCTTTGGGAAGGGGAAAGAAAGCCAAAATTCTCTGGGGTAGTCTGATGCAGGCAGTGGTTTGGAACCTATGGCTGGAACGTAACAGGAGAATTTTTGAGGATTATAAGGGAGTGGGAGTGGCAGAGTTATGGGATAGagtgaagttttgggctgcccTTTGGGCATCAACTTCCCTTGCCTTTAAGGATGTACCCTATCCTACAATTATGCGCAATCTGCTAGCCGTAGTATCTTAAGGGgttgttttatgtttggttGGNNNNNNNNNNTGGTTAGTCATGTGTTGAGTGGCCTTGTGTCTGTTTCACCGGCtagtgttttttctttttatctgtGTTCTAAATGCCCTTGTTTTGATCCTtacaatttgaataaaaatgtttctattaaaaaaaaaaacaaataaattgtgACAATGGTCCTACAGTAGTTATTAAAACGACTGCATTCTAATGTGCATCCATTAGGAAATTGCCTGATAGTATCTGTTGTTACAATTAGGATGAATAAGTAATTCAGATGAATACGATATAGGTATAATGACGTAAATTTAAACGTCTCATTGTAGTGTTTCACTTCATAatcttgttattttttacttaCTCTTTTAGTTGTGAACTATTTGAAGCTGGAGAACCACCAGGTGGATGGTAATGGCTATGCTGAAGTGACCATTGGTGCAGATGAGGTTGCTGTTGCAGGTAGCCCAAGCGGAACTGCCCATGCTTTAATAAATATAGATCCAGTACGGAGTTCATACTTTATAGGATGCCAAGACAACATCATAAATTATAACAGCTCAAGTACAGATTTTAATGTCTGGAAAAATctttaagtaatttatttatatatatatatatagtccatCCAAGCAACTTATTCAGTAACTTGGAGTGAAACATGAAAAATCGttgtctttctctctctcctagcTTGCAATTTACAAGACTAGGGCATTGGCAGAGTACATATAGACTATCTAACAAGAGTTTCTTAGCTTCTATGTGTatatgtgttttcttttttagcaTGTGATTGGCAGTGCTGGGGCTTTGCAAGATTACAAATAGACTATGGAACATATTTTCTTAGGCATTTTTGTATACGTGTACTGTTTCGTCCATATTTTTGTATTCTCAGCAAGCATTCTTTGTTTCCAGCAAAAGCAAGAATTCTGTTTTCTGTATTTTGCTTTCGTAAACCTTCTTTGCCTCTTTTTGGATGCATGTGATGGATGCTAATAAATTTTGTTCTCCATATGCCacttcattaaaatttaatctaagGGAATTAAAAGTTGACACATCATCCTTCaaacaaaaatccaatttactcttaattaaaaaagaaaaaaaaaaaccctaacccaaCTAACGGCAAAGTTAACATCCcgtccttttttttcttctcgtCTTCCTGTCTCTCGTTTCTTTTGTGGTCAATTTCTGTCTCACGTCTCTTTTGTGGTCAATTTCTGTCTCACGTCCTGTCCctaacttttttctttcttcatgtcTCTGCCTTAAAATCTTATCTCTCACACCACGCTTTCCTCTCTCCCAAACCTCTGCAATCACAatcctttctttttccctaTCAAAAGAAAAGTCACTTTTCAAGAGtgtgtttttgtatttttgtattattgtAGGTGGTGGGATTTTTGAGTTTCTGGGCTTTATGGTTTCACTGAGTAATTTAAATCATAAATaacttattaaatttatttgtcAAGTTATTCCTTTCTAACCATAAAAATCCAATCTGTTTAGAAAGCTTCCtgagaaacaaagaagaataaattattgttttccaTTTCTGGGAAGAGCCAAGACGCTCAGTATTTGATAATTGTTACCAAGTTTTGTGACCTTGGTAAGAGATCAAGATTTTGGGTCAGAGACAAGGAGgacgaaaagaaaaaagaacaggACGTGTTGGAGTATCAAAGACCTAGCTCTAAGAAGCTGTAAAGATCGTGAAATAATCCCCTAATTATTAACAGAACATGTTTGGCTTAAATAGCCATTACAACtggaaaaacaaattaaaacaaaccACGTCTCCACATCCCAAAGACTGTGGCAACTAAGCAAACAACTCGGTCATACTTGACCTGATCAACTCCTAACTTAAATGAACTACTAGCTCCTGAAAAATAGGAGCTtattcaaatcaaaacaaactTGCATTACTGAAACTCTAACATATCCTCCCCTAAACTGCACTAGCTGAAGGCAAGTCAGTTTATAAGCTTCATGCTTTGAACTCCTAGTAGATCATGCAGTTTCACAAACGACTCTAACTTCAAAGGCTTTGTCATGATGTCTACTACCTGCTCACTAATACCACAATGA
Above is a genomic segment from Prunus dulcis chromosome 7, ALMONDv2, whole genome shotgun sequence containing:
- the LOC117635149 gene encoding uncharacterized protein LOC117635149 isoform X1 yields the protein MANPRRNSQSSENPFHSQSIQFSSSLVHFLKKPHAFPFLLSILLLLTWVSLRLQHSSYLSSAPSHISKDKDKPLTHKKWSQLSDSSANLIRFSSGFPSRIAKDKRGWLLDPISLALDSGISGGAVSCVSIHLGEIQPGGLRGNHRHHTCNETFVIWGAETKFRLENHQVDGNGYAEVTIGADEVAVAGSPSGTAHALINIDPVRSSYFIGCQDNIINYNSSSTDFNVWKNL
- the LOC117635149 gene encoding uncharacterized protein LOC117635149 isoform X2, with product MANPRRNSQSSENPFHSQSIQFSSSLVHFLKKPHAFPFLLSILLLLTWVSLRLQHSSYLSSAPSHISKDKDKPLTHKKWSQLSDSSANLIRFSSGFPSRIAKDKRGWLLDPISLALDSGISGGAVSCVSIHLGEIQPGGLRGNHRHHTCNETFVIWGAETKFRL